A region of the Cricetulus griseus strain 17A/GY chromosome 7, alternate assembly CriGri-PICRH-1.0, whole genome shotgun sequence genome:
tatatatgtgaaatcttttaaaacacagctgtaaagagtttttttttttttaaggataaaaGCAATAAAGGCATTTTCAAACCTCCaagttatgtaaaataagaacagGTTGTAGGCTACATGATGTTGTTTAAGTTACTTAATTTAATGCCTTGGTCTCTTGAACTATAAACTGAGAATCATAAGTGCACTGCCTTCTGAGATTAAGGTGATAATCAGGCACAGTGATACACATCTAGAATTGTATTGTTTGCGAGATGGAAATAAGAAGAGTTCAGCTACATGGGAGGCATGATACCCATGTGCAACATGATGCCCTGTCTAATAAAatttagggatggagagatggcttagtggttaagagcattggctactcttccagaggacctgggttcaattcccagcacccatatggcagctcacaactgtctgtaactccagcttggGGAGCCAATACCCTTTCGAAGACACAAATGTGGACAAAACATGAatgcacgtaaaataaaaattaaatctttaaaaaataataaagtaaaatttaaaagtgatGATTAAAATTAATCCTGTGATGCTAGAATAAGGACAGTTGCATGTTGAACATAACATACTTGTGTTGCTGTTGTCactatcatcattatcatcatcttcATCCCCAGACCAAGTGTTCTTCATGCTCATACTAATAACTACCACACCTAGAGGGACTGGTGGCAGCGACATCTGGGTACCACATGCTTTACTATGCTTTGTAAGCCTCAACTGGTTGTCAGCTTTGTGGGTCTGTCTGGTGGGCTCCAGTGCCCTTGTCACACTCTTCAGTCACATACTGTGCTACACAGGTCCACTTTGCAATGAGttcagtttcttcctttgtaACCAATGCAAAGACCTTTGTTGTCACAAGGTCCTTGCTCTTGCAGGATCACCACACTGGGTTTCTAGCCTTTAAAGATACAGACTTCTTGTTtacctttgtttatttgtgtgcgcatgtgtggaggtcagttctctccttccaccttgtgggttcctTGGTTCAAAGTCCAGACACCAGGCTTAGCAGACAGAGCCTTTAGccaccatctcaccagccccaaaccAACTTTCCCTGCATTATTAATTCCTTGTTGTCACTACTCCGTGTTCTTTGGTTGCTACTCATCCTCCTACCTGTTGCTCATTGTTCAAAATGTTCCAGGTTGCTGAGCCTCTTTGTGGGCTGACTTCTGTACTGTGGTTTTGGGAGTACTCCTCCCTCCCAGACAATTTACAACTCTTTTCTGCATTGTGCTCCTAGGAGCTGCTTGGTTTTCTTACACCATAGGGGTCTCAACAAAGCCCTGGCAGAGCAGAAGATTGTCCTCCAAGGCAGCAAACTAGCTCATGAATGTGTTGCTATGGGCATTCTGTGTGTTCTCTCGTCTCTGAAGAACTTGGGAAAGCTTCTGAGAACGTCAAAGCCAGTGGTGTTAATTGTGCATGTAGCGCCTGATGTGGGAGTAAAGGAAACGGTAAACAAGGACCCTGGACCTGTGTCCACATCTCTTCCTTCCAGTGCTCACACGTCTCCTACACAAATAAAGACGGCATTGAATTCCATCCAGTTCAGGTCAAGATTCTCCCTGGCAGCATCgagagaagaaacacaaagacTAAAAATACTGAATATTCCATAAATATATTGCCATGACATGTTCCAGGCCCTGACAATACCGCTGCTTTGTGTCAATCTTTGATGTGGTGAACTAAATCAGATATTTCATCTTTCCATAATAACATGAGCTAAGAATAAAATCTTGGTGCTGGAAGTGAATGAATGTTATGTTCTCCAGGCAGAGGAAATGGACACTTATTAGATGTTATTGCTACTTTCTCTGCACTAATGACATTACAAAAGCTCTTTGGGTAATATAATTTGAAGCTATTGTTTCTGTATTTCAGGTCATGCAAGACAAGATCATCTGCCTTCCGAAGAGAGTGCAGCCTACTCAGAACCACTCCTCTGTTTCCAATGTCTCTCAGGCGGTCATCAGTACCACCCCGCTGCCTCCACCTAAGCCCTCTCCAACCAACCCCACCACCGTGGAGATGAAAGGGCTGAAGACGGATCTGGACCTTCAGCAGTACAGCTTCATCAACCAGATATGCTATGAGCGAGCCCTCCACTGGTATGCCAAGTACTTCCCGTACCTCGTGCTCATCCACACCCTGGTCTTCATGGTCTGCAGCAACTTTTGGTTCAAATTCCCAGGTTCCAGTTCCAAGATAGAGCATTTCATCTCCATCCTGGGGAAGTGCTTTGACTCCCCATGGACCACGCGCGCACTCTCTGAAGTGTCTGGGGAGGACTCAGAAGAGAAAGACAACAGGAAGAGCAACATGAACAGGACCAATGCCATCCAGTCTGGTCCTGAAGGCAGCCTGATCAACTCCCAGTCTCTCAAGTCGATTCCTGAGAAGTTTGTGGTTGACAAATCTACCGCAGGGGCTCTGGACAAAAAGGAAGGTGAGCAGGCAAAGGCCTTGTTTGAGAAGGTGAAGAAGTTCCGGCTACACGTGGAAGAAGGTGATATTCTGTACGCCATGTACGTCCGCCAGACCGTGCTCAAGGTTATCAAGTTCCTAATCATCATTGCATACAACAGCGCTCTGGTTTCCGAGGTCCAGTTTACAGTGGACTGTGACATAGACATCCAGGACATGACGGGCTATAAAAACTTCTCTTGCAATCACACCATGGCCCATCTGTTCTCTAAACTCTCCTTCTGTTACCTGTGCTTCGTAAGCATCTATGGCTTGACGTGCCTTTACACCTTATACTGGCTGTTCTACCGTTCTCTGAGGGAATATTCTTTCGAGTATGTCCGGCAGGAAACTGGAATTGATGACATCCCAGATGTGAAAAACGACTTTGCTTTTATGCTCCATATGATAGATCAATATGACCCTCTGTACTCCAAGAGGTTTGCGGTGTTCCTGTCTGAAGTCAGTGAGAACAAATTAAAGCAGCTCAATTTAAATAACGAGTGGACCCCTGACAAACTGAGGCAGAAGCTGCAGATGAACGCCCATAACCGCCTGGAGCTGCCTCTGATCATGCTGTCAGGCCTTCCGGACACCGTGTTTGAAATCACGGAGTTACAGTCTCTGAAACTAGAGATCATTAAGAATGTCATGATTcccgccaccattgcccagctggaCAACCTTCAGGAACTCTCTCTGCACCAGTGTTCTGTCAAAATCCACAGTGCAGCACTCTCTTTCCTGAAGGAAAACCTCAAGGTCTTGAGCGTCAAGTTTGATGACATTCGGGAGCTGCCCCCCTGGATGTACAACCTCCGCAATCTGGAAGAGCTCTATCTGGTCGGCTCTCTGAGTCATGACATCTCCAAAAATGTCACCCTGGAGTCCCTGCGGGATCTCAAAAGCCTTAAAATCCTCTCCATCAAAAGCAACATCTCCAAAATCCCTCAGGCTGTGGTGGACGTGTCCAGCCACCTCCAGAAGATGTGCATCCATAACGACGGCACCAAGCTGGTGATGCTGAACAACCTGAAGAAGATGACCAATCTGACAGAGCTGGAACTGGTACGATGCGATCTGGAGCGCATTCCCCATGCTGTGTTCAGCCTGCTCAGCCTCCAGGAACTGGACCTGAAGGAAAACAACCTGAAATCGATAGAAGAGATCATGAgcttccagcacttgagaaaacTAACCGTGCTCAAACTGTGGTATAACAGCATCACCTACATCCCAGAGCACATCAAGAAACTGACTAGCCTGGAACGACTGTTTTTCAGCCACAATAAGGTAGAGGTGTTGCCTTCCCACCTCTTCCTATGCAACAAAATCCGATACCTGGACTTGTCCTATAATGACATTCGCTTCATCCCACCCGAAATAGGAGTTCTGCAAAGTTTACACTACTTTTCCATCACTTGTAACAAGGTTGAAAGCCTTCCAGATGAACTCTACTTTTGCAAGAAACTTAAAACTTTGAAGATTGGTAAAAACAGCCTCTCTGTGCTTTCACCAAAAATTGGAAATTTACTATTTCTTTCCTACTTAGACATCAAAGGTAATCACTTTGAAGTCCTCCCCCCTGAGCTGGGAGATTGTCGGGCTCTGAAGCGAGCTGGATTGGTCGTGGAAGATGCTCTGTTTGAGACTCTGCCCTCAGATGTCCGGGAGCAAATGAAAGCAGAGTAGCTTATTTTTACATCAAAACATGATTGAAACACGCTTCTACCAAATACAATATAAAGAATTAGGTAGTCTTAATGCCTTTCCAAtattatgtttggtttttttgggggggttgtttgtttttgttttcacacaAGACAAAATGTACACAAAGATTGAGTTAAGGagtatgtattttttaataaaaatttaattgtatttttcaatattaatattttaaaattttatttgtcctGGAAGCTATTACATCTGTTGTTATTTCCTACCAACAGGAATGGGTAGTTCCATCTGGctttgggctttgttttgtttacttcagTTCAGTTCATTCTATAAGGAAAGCAACTGTAAATTCTGTGCGTTTTGGCATATTTGAAATGGGTGGAGATAACTTTGCCAACACCACTTTTACCTTGTTTCTATTTGTCCGAGcccttgtttgtgttttcatcatGTGTACCAAGGAGTCTGTGCCAGTAATTTTACTATCAGCTGTCTTCTTCATTGGCCAATTTTCTCACTCTGTAGAAACTCTGCAGTGTAAGTTCACACAAGTGCATTGTCACAGAGTATTGTCTTGAAAATCCTCCCTCTGCCAACACTGTTAATTGTATAATTCCCTGAACAACAGTTTCAGGCAGCCTTGGATGGGTTTTTTAAGTGGGTGAAGAAAGCAACGCCTAGCAGTTGTCATCCTTGTGTTTGCTGATCATTTGCTGTTTACCTAATTTGTATTTTTACCAACAGTCTAAAATTTGTTATTAAAAGTCAAGTACAACTGCTCCCCATCCACCTCAGTGTTGTCACTTGGTGAACAACCTTAGGGAAATTAGattcattttaatattctaacagataattaaattttaaatcataGAATTAGAAGCCTGTTTTGAGTAATTTAATCATTTTTGATGTCTTGATGTGTGGGCACATCAGATGGTAAACAAACTTGCTACTAAGGCACTCTGTTAAAAAGCTGATCTATTCCACGCAGGCCTTCTCCCTCCTTGGGCCCTGTGTAATGATGACTAATACACTTTCTGCCTGCTGAACAGAATAGCCcagtatacacatatgtatagtCATCAACTTTCCGCAAGCCTGCCCTCGATGCGGATGCTAGTGATGCAAGCATGGGAACACCTCAGCTGTCTGCTTAAAATTAAGTCAGTCCTGACAGTTCCCAGATGGGTGACTGACCTGCAAGTGTTGTCACTTAGCGATAATCCCTGCCTGGTTGCTGCCAGAGCCTTTCCTTAACCTTTGTCTTCCTAAAATCCAGCCTTGTGTGGAGACTCGAACTACACAGTTCACTGACTGTAAGGAAAAGCCTTAATTCAACAGAGAGTAGGAAGGTGATCTGGGGTTTGACATCCTGTTTGAACAATGTTTCCTTGGTCCCCATGACCTCACCCAGCCCTGTTTTTTGTGACATGCAGACATGTAGCAGGCAACTCTGGGAGGCACTGGGCAGACACATAGACCTCATTTGACTTTAGATAGAAAGCTGtaagggtgtagctcagtgatgaaACACTTACCTCACAGTAAAGCCCCAGAGCCTGAGTTTAGTCACATGACACTAGGAAacagaggtggagggaggagcgAAATACTCTTCATTTTGAGTGGATGAAGAATGAGTCACAGATCCATGTGATAGGCCAGCCATGTTGAGCAAATGCTTCTTTCCATTTAAGGTTTCAGTCATGATTTCTTTAAACCTGgaattgaaataataatattctGAAATGCTGTTATGGCTATACTTCTTATGAAGAAATACTCAATTTTAGCATGTGGAGATCCTGAGTATGAGTGCTGTGTCGTGTTCAGAGACAGCTCTGTCTTAAAGAAGGGACGTTAGGGGCAGACTGCTATTGATCAGGAGTAACCTGCCTGGCAAAGTAAACCAAGTCAGTGGTttgattgtcttgattgttaaaaTTTATGGTTGTTTCCAGAATTACCCTTCAAAGGGGAATCTCTTCAGGTTAAATGCCATATTTATGCTGAAATCTTTACATGGCATTAACTGAAAATCCCATATGGGTTCACAACTAAAATAAGTCACCAATAACTCAATTTTATCAAGCTTCcaaaataatttgatttattttcataatgGTTCTGCAGGCTGACTCCCATTCCAAGTTGTAAATAGCATTCAGTAAACCTCAAGTCTGTGACCTTATGTTTTAACCAAGAGGAAAATATTCATAAATGTTTCTATCAGATTTTATAAAACTTCCTAAGCCTCAAACTTAACtttgaagaatttaaattttctgatcCTTGTCCTTTTTTAAATACAGTCAGCTTTTGTTCACATTCTTTGAGTAAGATGCATTTGATCACTATCTAGCCTTCCAACGGGACACTCAGGTACCTGAACTGCTGAATTTTCTAACGTTCTTTGATCCAACTCGGCACACAGAGGCTGTCGGCCTTGTTACTCTGTGTTTACCAAGTGCTCTTGCTGAGGAGGACCAGCCAACTCTTTGTCCAATCTCTTGACTCACAACAAACTCCTGTGTAAATCACAAATGTGCCATCTGTATTGTGAACTCCAGGCGTCaaagctccagctccaggtggcAAGTTGTATAATGAGGTCTACTCACAGAGTCCAGAAAGAAGCACCTGTCTGGTGGGTTGTCTGATTGGAGGTCCTAACGGAGCCATCTAAGGGACTGGCAGGATGGCTTTGTGGGtgaaaggcacttgccacctaGACTGGAgcacctgagtttgagtcccagggTCCatacagtgaaaggagagaaccagc
Encoded here:
- the Lrrc8c gene encoding volume-regulated anion channel subunit LRRC8C isoform X1, whose protein sequence is MIPVTEFRQFTEQQPAFRVLKPWWDVFTDYLSVAMLMIGVFGCTLQAFPTHYSLCLGNFCITLDIEEHKVMQDKIICLPKRVQPTQNHSSVSNVSQAVISTTPLPPPKPSPTNPTTVEMKGLKTDLDLQQYSFINQICYERALHWYAKYFPYLVLIHTLVFMVCSNFWFKFPGSSSKIEHFISILGKCFDSPWTTRALSEVSGEDSEEKDNRKSNMNRTNAIQSGPEGSLINSQSLKSIPEKFVVDKSTAGALDKKEGEQAKALFEKVKKFRLHVEEGDILYAMYVRQTVLKVIKFLIIIAYNSALVSEVQFTVDCDIDIQDMTGYKNFSCNHTMAHLFSKLSFCYLCFVSIYGLTCLYTLYWLFYRSLREYSFEYVRQETGIDDIPDVKNDFAFMLHMIDQYDPLYSKRFAVFLSEVSENKLKQLNLNNEWTPDKLRQKLQMNAHNRLELPLIMLSGLPDTVFEITELQSLKLEIIKNVMIPATIAQLDNLQELSLHQCSVKIHSAALSFLKENLKVLSVKFDDIRELPPWMYNLRNLEELYLVGSLSHDISKNVTLESLRDLKSLKILSIKSNISKIPQAVVDVSSHLQKMCIHNDGTKLVMLNNLKKMTNLTELELVRCDLERIPHAVFSLLSLQELDLKENNLKSIEEIMSFQHLRKLTVLKLWYNSITYIPEHIKKLTSLERLFFSHNKVEVLPSHLFLCNKIRYLDLSYNDIRFIPPEIGVLQSLHYFSITCNKVESLPDELYFCKKLKTLKIGKNSLSVLSPKIGNLLFLSYLDIKGNHFEVLPPELGDCRALKRAGLVVEDALFETLPSDVREQMKAE
- the Lrrc8c gene encoding volume-regulated anion channel subunit LRRC8C isoform X2 → MIPVTEFRQFTEQQPAFRVLKPWWDVFTDYLSVAMLMIGVFGCTLQVMQDKIICLPKRVQPTQNHSSVSNVSQAVISTTPLPPPKPSPTNPTTVEMKGLKTDLDLQQYSFINQICYERALHWYAKYFPYLVLIHTLVFMVCSNFWFKFPGSSSKIEHFISILGKCFDSPWTTRALSEVSGEDSEEKDNRKSNMNRTNAIQSGPEGSLINSQSLKSIPEKFVVDKSTAGALDKKEGEQAKALFEKVKKFRLHVEEGDILYAMYVRQTVLKVIKFLIIIAYNSALVSEVQFTVDCDIDIQDMTGYKNFSCNHTMAHLFSKLSFCYLCFVSIYGLTCLYTLYWLFYRSLREYSFEYVRQETGIDDIPDVKNDFAFMLHMIDQYDPLYSKRFAVFLSEVSENKLKQLNLNNEWTPDKLRQKLQMNAHNRLELPLIMLSGLPDTVFEITELQSLKLEIIKNVMIPATIAQLDNLQELSLHQCSVKIHSAALSFLKENLKVLSVKFDDIRELPPWMYNLRNLEELYLVGSLSHDISKNVTLESLRDLKSLKILSIKSNISKIPQAVVDVSSHLQKMCIHNDGTKLVMLNNLKKMTNLTELELVRCDLERIPHAVFSLLSLQELDLKENNLKSIEEIMSFQHLRKLTVLKLWYNSITYIPEHIKKLTSLERLFFSHNKVEVLPSHLFLCNKIRYLDLSYNDIRFIPPEIGVLQSLHYFSITCNKVESLPDELYFCKKLKTLKIGKNSLSVLSPKIGNLLFLSYLDIKGNHFEVLPPELGDCRALKRAGLVVEDALFETLPSDVREQMKAE
- the Lrrc8c gene encoding volume-regulated anion channel subunit LRRC8C isoform X3, yielding MTPGFKKAFQLPRGFMVMQDKIICLPKRVQPTQNHSSVSNVSQAVISTTPLPPPKPSPTNPTTVEMKGLKTDLDLQQYSFINQICYERALHWYAKYFPYLVLIHTLVFMVCSNFWFKFPGSSSKIEHFISILGKCFDSPWTTRALSEVSGEDSEEKDNRKSNMNRTNAIQSGPEGSLINSQSLKSIPEKFVVDKSTAGALDKKEGEQAKALFEKVKKFRLHVEEGDILYAMYVRQTVLKVIKFLIIIAYNSALVSEVQFTVDCDIDIQDMTGYKNFSCNHTMAHLFSKLSFCYLCFVSIYGLTCLYTLYWLFYRSLREYSFEYVRQETGIDDIPDVKNDFAFMLHMIDQYDPLYSKRFAVFLSEVSENKLKQLNLNNEWTPDKLRQKLQMNAHNRLELPLIMLSGLPDTVFEITELQSLKLEIIKNVMIPATIAQLDNLQELSLHQCSVKIHSAALSFLKENLKVLSVKFDDIRELPPWMYNLRNLEELYLVGSLSHDISKNVTLESLRDLKSLKILSIKSNISKIPQAVVDVSSHLQKMCIHNDGTKLVMLNNLKKMTNLTELELVRCDLERIPHAVFSLLSLQELDLKENNLKSIEEIMSFQHLRKLTVLKLWYNSITYIPEHIKKLTSLERLFFSHNKVEVLPSHLFLCNKIRYLDLSYNDIRFIPPEIGVLQSLHYFSITCNKVESLPDELYFCKKLKTLKIGKNSLSVLSPKIGNLLFLSYLDIKGNHFEVLPPELGDCRALKRAGLVVEDALFETLPSDVREQMKAE